Proteins encoded together in one Vigna angularis cultivar LongXiaoDou No.4 chromosome 5, ASM1680809v1, whole genome shotgun sequence window:
- the LOC108339833 gene encoding formin-like protein 3 — protein sequence MKLKNIMELTRPNYAVVYVILLCALAQGGSEGKGGKEDESSRVGGGASIIYVHRLKVANDGKPCRKQLIDRNLDLHPLEGSGDIKSIKSNINRETNFLPLHIKRKTLDGKRTSSSPVSEKGSSRYLSTEHSGSTLGVERGHGRNLLADSPKKQTAPSPSPTPASSPLSPSNGPTPARSPLSPSHAPTPATSPPSTPPPTPKKKDLPLPKDMFAPFPPLPPIARSPPKNSKPTVQTPAPPTSSADDKKKKTIILATTLSGVVILIGLFLCYRETKKKRSDRDDRPLLVLTSDDYTGGTRKVVQLGNSRRDEYGIGDGKNPSNVRNLSSRKGVDVNVSMVDIASSSSEGGRKLTVSPSVKSDPPPPPPPPPPPPPSSSSLPPPPPPPPPSSSSSSTPPPGRTAGPPPPPPPANRTPPPPKGAHAPPAPPKPVGGANHGPLLPKEGSSNDGDAQAPKPKLKPFFWDKVNAKPGQTMVWHEISSGSFVINEEMMESLFGCANQNKNDRKRDSSLENSVQYIKLIDPRKAQNLSILLRALNVTTEEVVDALVEGNEIPIELIQTLLKMAPTQDEELKLRLFTGQLHELGPAERFLKVLIEIPFAFKRLECLLFMHNLQEDFSSIKESFATLEVASNDLRKSRLFLKLLEAVLKTGNRMNDGTYRGRAQAFRLDTLLKLSDVKGTDGKTTLLHFVVEEIIRSEGIRAARNERASRSISSVNTSDESDEGEESEEHYRSVGLQVVSSLGAELEAVKKAALIDGDALTTTVSKLGHSLVKTQNFLDTDMKNIVEESEFQNSMEQFMVNARKEVMWMVEEEKRIMALVKSTADYFHGNAGKDEGLRLFLIVRDFLIILDKVCKEVRDTTMTPAKAPTTTKKKPKTPTASSPNARNPDSPKPSTNLHSKLFPAIAGRRMDYSSSDSSDDDDD from the exons ATgaagttgaaaaatataatggaaTTGACAAGACCCAATTATGCTGTTGTTTACGTCATTCTCCTTTGTGCGTTGGCCCAAGGGGGTTCAGAGGGGAAAGGGGGAAAGGAAGATGAGTCTTCTAGAGTTGGTGGAGGGGCATCAATTATTTATGTTCATAGATTGAAG GTAGCAAATGACGGTAAACCCTGCAGGAAACAATTGATAGACAGGAACCTTGACTTGCATCCTCTGGAAGGGAGTGGTGACATAAAGAGTATAAAAAGTAACATAAACAGAGAAACTAATTTTCTGCCACttcatataaaaagaaaaactttagaCGGCAAAAGAACTAGTTCTAGTCCTGTTTCAGAAAAGGGTAGCTCTAGATATTTGTCAACAGAGCATTCTGGATCAACCTTGGGTGTGGAAAGAGGCCATGGAAGAAACTTGCTTGCTGATTCACCAAAGAAACAAACGGCACCAAGTCCTTCTCCTACACCAGCCAGTTCTCCATTATCACCAAGTAATGGTCCAACACCAGCCAGATCTCCATTATCACCAAGTCATGCACCAACACCAGCCACTTCTCCACCATCAACACCACCTCCAACTCCCAAAAAAAAGGATTTACCACTCCCAAAAGATATGTTTGCACCATTTCCACCTCTACCCCCTATAGCTCGTTCTCCTCCCAAAAATTCTAAACCTACAGTCCAGACTCCTGCTCCTCCAACATCTAGCGCTGatgacaaaaagaagaaaacaattattttagcTACCACTTTATCAGGTGTTGTAATCTTGATAGGCTTGTTCCTATGCTATCGTGAGACCAAAAAGAAGAGAAGTGATAGGGATGACAGGCCTTTGCTCGTATTAACCTCGGATGATTATACTGGCG gtACAAGGAAGGTTGTTCAATTAGGAAATTCTAGAAGGGATGAATATGGCATTGGCGATGGAAAGAACCCTTCTAATGTTAGAAACTTGTCCAGTAGGAAGGGTGTAGATGTCAACGTCTCAATGGTTGACAtagcatcatcatcatcagaaGGCGGAAGAAAACTAACAGTATCCCCTAGTGTAAAGTctgaccctcctcctcctcctcctcctcctcccccacctcctccttcttcttcttctcttcctcctcctccccctcctcctcctccatcttcttcctcttcttctacTCCTCCTCCTGGCCGTACTGCTggaccaccaccaccacctcctcccGCTAATCGTACACCGCCGCCTCCAAAAGGTGCTCATGCTCCGCCAGCTCCTCCCAAACCAGTTGGAGGTGCGAATCATGGACCACTACTTCCTAAAGAAGGAAGTTCAAATGACGGCGATGCTCAAGCTCCAAAACCAAAACTAAAGCCATTTTTTTGGGATAAGGTTAATGCAAAGCCTGGCCAAACAATGGTGTGGCATGAGATCAGTTCGGGATCATTCGT GATCAATGAGGAAATGATGGAGTCTTTATTTGGCTGCGCCAACCAGAACAAGAATGATCGCAAAAGAGATTCATCCTTAGAAAATTCAGTGCAATATATTAAGCTTATTGATCCTAGGAAAGCACAGAACTTGTCAATTCTTTTGCGAGCTCTGAACGTCACAACAGAAGAAGTTGTCGATGCTCTTGTAGAAG GCAATGAGATTCCCATTGAGCTGATACAGACTTTGCTGAAGATGGCACCTACACAAGATGAGGAACTGAAGCTAAGGCTATTCACAGGACAACTGCATGAACTAGGCCCAGCAGAGAGGTTTCTCAAAGTGTTGATTGAGATTCCATTCGCTTTCAAACGTCTTGAATGTCTGTTGTTCATGCATAACCTTCAAGAAGATTTCTCAAGCATTAAGGAATCCTTTGCCACGTTAGAG GTGGCTAGCAACGATCTGAGAAAAAGCAGGCTATTCCTGAAACTCCTAGAAGCAGTTCTGAAAACCGGCAACCGTATGAATGACGGAACCTACCGCGGCCGTGCGCAAGCATTCAGGCTCGACACCCTCCTCAAACTCTCCGACGTCAAGGGAACAGACGGCAAGACCACGCTCCTGCACTTCGTCGTCGAGGAGATCATCCGCTCCGAGGGAATCCGCGCCGCGCGCAACGAAAGAGCCAGCCGGAGCATCTCTAGCGTCAACACCAGCGACGAATCTGACGAGGGCGAGGAGTCCGAGGAGCACTACCGCAGCGTCGGCCTCCAGGTGGTGTCGAGCCTCGGTGCGGAACTCGAGGCTGTGAAGAAGGCGGCGCTGATAGACGGCGACGCGCTCACCACGACGGTGTCGAAGCTGGGGCACTCGTTGGTGAAGACGCAGAATTTTCTTGACACGGACATGAAGAACATTGTGGAAGAGAGCGAGTTCCAGAACAGCATGGAGCAGTTCATGGTAAACGCGAGGAAGGAGGTGATGTGGAtggtggaggaggagaagaGGATAATGGCGCTGGTTAAGAGCACTGCCGATTACTTTCACGGCAATGCCGGGAAGGATGAAGGTTTGCGTTTGTTCCTAATCGTACGTGATTTCTTGATCATATTGGACAAGGTTTGCAAAGAAGTGAGGGACACGACCATGACGCCGGCGAAGGCTCCCACCACTACCAAGAAGAAGCCTAAGACTCCTACGGCTTCTTCCCCTAACGCGCGTAATCCAGATTCGCCAAAGCCATCCACTAATCTCCACAGTAAGCTCTTTCCTGCCATTGCTGGGAGGAGAATGGATTACTCTAGCTCTGATAGCTCCGATGATGACGACGACTAA
- the LOC128196466 gene encoding uncharacterized protein LOC128196466 isoform X2, with translation MDKEVSEMASLRVRHRVQTQHIVQVNGCLSSFQKERLKSTPFKWLVDLVDDMVISSPILIELISRWDVVHKAFRIRENLVPFRVDEVCFFLGLPNVGESVNLENDVGGIVNDLFKDEDITILSIMEKMKHKTFKSKRSVDMFCRLYILLGFGAFYFPRNSNVINSVPFSKLDNINDLNIYNWGDAVHGLIVSSLNRACNKYNSRSYHEVIHMAGCATVLQILWECNLSEEQLQNDEMKESQTHGGKSNPESNDENVEFARLVEEQRVLMRRVDKHAERLDELQMKIRRLEEQVQNEMPSSNDGMEGPSTAAGPSTADKMNDLAIVNFVDVGMEGASRQDNIDFRSVYTTCTSSLCHDGDV, from the exons ATGGACAAAGAAGTCAGTGAAATG GCCTCACTTAGAGTTAGGCATCGAGTCCAGACACAACATATAGTTCAAGTGAACGGTTGCCTATCATCCTTTCAAAAGGAACGTTTAAAGTCAACACCTTTCAAGTGGTTGGTGGATTTGGTTGATGATATGGTTATTTCTAGCCCTATTCTTATAGAGTTAATCAGTAGGTGGGACGTGGTTCATAAGGCGTTTAGGATTAGGGAGAATTTAGTGCCTTTTAGAGTTGatgaagtttgtttttttttaggtttaccTAATGTTGGTGAGAGTGTTAATTTAGAGAATGATGTCGGTGGCATTGTCAATGACTTGTTTAAGGATGAGGACATcacaattttaagtataatggAAAAGATGAAGCATAAGACATTTAAATCCAAAAGAAGTGTTGACATGTTTTGCAGGTTGTATATTTTGTTAGGTTTTGGAGCcttttattttcctaggaaTAGTAATGTGATAAACAGTGTCCCTTTTAGTAAACTAGACAACATTAATGATCTAAATATATACAATTGGGGTGATGCTGTACATGGTTTGATAGTAAGTAGTTTGAATCGGGCATGCAATAAATACAATAGCAGATCTTACCACGAAGTTATACACATGGCTGGGTGTGCAACAGTTCTGCAG ataTTGTGGGAATGCAACTTGTCTGAAGAGCAATTACAAAATGATGAAATGAAGGAATCACAAACTCATGGTGGGAAAAGTAATCCTGAGTCAAATGATGAGAACGTAGAGTTTGCTAGACTTGTGGAAGAGCAGAGAGTATTGATGAGAAGAGTTGACAAGCATGCAGAACGGCTTGATGagttacaaatgaaaataagacGTCTTGAAGAACAAGTACAGAATGAAATGCCATCTTCTAATGATGGTATGGAGGGACCATCCACAGCTGCGGGACCATCCACAGCTGACAAAATGAATGATTTAGCTATTGTCAATTTTGTGGATGTGGGAATGGAGGGAGCTTCCAGACAGGACAACATTGATTTTAGAAGTGTTTACACCACCTGCACTTCATCACTTTGTCATGATGGTGATGTGTAA
- the LOC128196466 gene encoding uncharacterized protein LOC128196466 isoform X1: protein MDKEVSEMASLRVRHRVQTQHIVQVNGCLSSFQKERLKSTPFKWLVDLVDDMVISSPILIELISRWDVVHKAFRIRENLVPFRVDEVCFFLGLPNVGESVNLENDVGGIVNDLFKDEDITILSIMEKMKHKTFKSKRSVDMFCRLYILLGFGAFYFPRNSNVINSVPFSKLDNINDLNIYNWGDAVHGLIVSSLNRACNKYNSRSYHEVIHMAGCATVLQLWVVEHISLYHLDGRCIYPRFLHWVVIKDKRKKIKLSFQQTEILWECNLSEEQLQNDEMKESQTHGGKSNPESNDENVEFARLVEEQRVLMRRVDKHAERLDELQMKIRRLEEQVQNEMPSSNDGMEGPSTAAGPSTADKMNDLAIVNFVDVGMEGASRQDNIDFRSVYTTCTSSLCHDGDV from the exons ATGGACAAAGAAGTCAGTGAAATG GCCTCACTTAGAGTTAGGCATCGAGTCCAGACACAACATATAGTTCAAGTGAACGGTTGCCTATCATCCTTTCAAAAGGAACGTTTAAAGTCAACACCTTTCAAGTGGTTGGTGGATTTGGTTGATGATATGGTTATTTCTAGCCCTATTCTTATAGAGTTAATCAGTAGGTGGGACGTGGTTCATAAGGCGTTTAGGATTAGGGAGAATTTAGTGCCTTTTAGAGTTGatgaagtttgtttttttttaggtttaccTAATGTTGGTGAGAGTGTTAATTTAGAGAATGATGTCGGTGGCATTGTCAATGACTTGTTTAAGGATGAGGACATcacaattttaagtataatggAAAAGATGAAGCATAAGACATTTAAATCCAAAAGAAGTGTTGACATGTTTTGCAGGTTGTATATTTTGTTAGGTTTTGGAGCcttttattttcctaggaaTAGTAATGTGATAAACAGTGTCCCTTTTAGTAAACTAGACAACATTAATGATCTAAATATATACAATTGGGGTGATGCTGTACATGGTTTGATAGTAAGTAGTTTGAATCGGGCATGCAATAAATACAATAGCAGATCTTACCACGAAGTTATACACATGGCTGGGTGTGCAACAGTTCTGCAG TTGTGGGTTGTTGAACACATCAGTTTGTATCATCTTGATGGACGATGTATTTATCCCCGATTTCTTCATTGGGTtgttattaaagataaaaggaaaaaaatcaaattaagttTTCAACAAACAGAG ataTTGTGGGAATGCAACTTGTCTGAAGAGCAATTACAAAATGATGAAATGAAGGAATCACAAACTCATGGTGGGAAAAGTAATCCTGAGTCAAATGATGAGAACGTAGAGTTTGCTAGACTTGTGGAAGAGCAGAGAGTATTGATGAGAAGAGTTGACAAGCATGCAGAACGGCTTGATGagttacaaatgaaaataagacGTCTTGAAGAACAAGTACAGAATGAAATGCCATCTTCTAATGATGGTATGGAGGGACCATCCACAGCTGCGGGACCATCCACAGCTGACAAAATGAATGATTTAGCTATTGTCAATTTTGTGGATGTGGGAATGGAGGGAGCTTCCAGACAGGACAACATTGATTTTAGAAGTGTTTACACCACCTGCACTTCATCACTTTGTCATGATGGTGATGTGTAA
- the LOC108340010 gene encoding protein VASCULATURE COMPLEXITY AND CONNECTIVITY, whose product MARVAGIFLCLLILVMDVAAGILGFEAETAQNKVKHLRVWIFECREPSHRAFMLGLVAAVLLGLAHAIANMLGGCNCICSQQEFEKASSNRQISTACLILTWVVLAIGLSMLVIGTMSNNRSDGSCGFSHHHFLSIGGICCFVHGLFSIAYYVSATASMD is encoded by the exons ATGGCTAGAGTAGCAGGCATTTTTCTGTGCCTCCTGATTTTAGTGATGGATGTTGCAGCTGGGATTCTTGGCTTTGAGGCAGAAACAGCACAGAACAAG GTGAAGCATTTAAGAGTGTGGATATTTGAGTGTAGAGAGCCAAGTCATCGAGCCTTCATGTTGGGGTTGGTAGCAGCAGTGCTTTTGGGATTAGCTCATGCCATAGCCAACATGCTAGGTGGCTGCAACTGCATTTGCTCTCAACAGGAGTTTGAGAAGGCTTCCTCAAATAGACAAATCTCAACAGCTTGTCTCATTTTAACTTG GGTTGTGTTGGCCATTGGATTGTCCATGTTGGTGATAGGGACAATGTCAAACAATAGGTCAGATGGATCATGTGGTTTCTCACACCATCACTTCTTGTCCATCGGAGGAATCTGCTGTTTTGTTCATGGCCTGTTCTCTATTGCATATTACGTTTCTGCCACTGCCTCTATGGATTAA